The window GAAACAGCCAAACTTTTGCGCGAGGGAAAGTTGGCAGAAATTGACCTAGAACACCTGATTGAAGAAGTTGAAGATATGAGTGGGAGTCAAAAGCGGGCATTACTCAGTAATCTCCGAGTTCTTCTGATGCACCTTTTGAAGTATAAATATCAACCAGAAAAGCGATCGGGAAGTTGGAGATATACCATCAGAGAACACCGACAACGCTTGATAGAAGCGTTTGAAGATAGCCCAAGTTTGCGTAATTATTTTGCAGAAGTATTTGATAAGTGCTATCAAACTGCCAGAAAGGAAGCCGCAGACGAAACTGAATTACCTCTCAATATCTTTCCTAGCGAGTCGCCTTTTACTCCCGAACAAACTCTTGACGAAGATTTTTTACCGGAATAGTTACAAATGTCCATCGGCACGACGATTAAAACAATTCAAGACATTATGCGGAAAGATGCGGGCGTGGATGGTGACGCGCAGCGTATCAGTCAATTGGTGTGGATGATTTTCCTCAAGGTGTTTGACTCCCGCGAGGAGGAATACGAACTGCTGGAGGACGATTATAAATCCCCTATTCCAGAGGCGTTGCGGTGGCAGAATTGGGCAGCAGATGCTGAGGGCATTACTGGGGATACTTTGCTGGATTTTGTGGATAATGCCCTGTTTAAAACGCTGAAGGATTTAAGGACATCTACTAACCCGCGTGGGCGAATGATTGGTAAGGTGTTTGAGGATGCCTACAACTACATGAAAAATGGCACTCTCATTCGTCAAGTTATTAATAAGCTGAATGAGGTTGATTTTAATAAGTCGGTACAAAAGCAACAGTTCAGCGAGATTTACGAAAAGATTCTCAAGGATTTACAAAGCGCAGGGAATGCGGGGGAATATTATACGCCTCGTGCGGTAACGAAGTTTATTGTAGACCGGGTAAATCCTCAGCTTGGTGAAGTGGTGTTAGATCCGGCTTGTGGTACGGGTGGCTTTTTAACAGCAGCTATTGACCATATTCGCCATCATTTCAATAGTGCTGATGTGCCGGAAATAGTTCAGCGTACCATTCGGGGGACTGAGAAAAAGCCGTTACCTTATAACCTGTGTATGACAAATCTAATCTTGCATGGGATCGATCTGCCATCAGTGGAACATGATAATACTTTGGCACGACCGTTAAGGGATTATAGCCCCAATGAACGAGTTGATGTTATTGTGACTAATCCGCCCTTTGGAGGGATGGAAGAAGACGGGATTGAGAGCAATTTTCCTGCGGCTTATCGCACTAGGGAAACAGCCGATTTGTTCCTATTGTTGATTATGCACTTGTTAAAAGATAAGGGGAGAGGGGCGATCGTTCTGCCTGATGGCACACTGTTTGGTGAAGGTGTGAAGACGCGCATTAAGGAAAAGTTGCTGCAAGAGTGCAATCTGCATACAATTGTTCGTTTACCGAATGGCGTGTTTAATCCTTATACGGGCATCAAAACCAATCTACTGTTTTTTACCAAAGGAGAGCCAACCGAAACGATTTGGTATTACGAACACCCATACCCACCAGGTTACAAGTCTTACTCGAAAACTAAGCCGATTCGATTTGAGGAGTTTGAACCTGAGCAAAAATGGTGGGATAACCGAGAGGAAAGTGAGTTTGCTTGGAAGGTTTCCGTAGAGGATATCAAGGCAAATAACTACAACTTAGATATTAAGAACCCTCACCGAGTTGATGTAGAAAACGCCGATTTGGATGAGATGCTGAACGAACATCAAGCACTCATGGCAGAGTTGGAAGAAGTGCGTAGCAAGTTGAAGTTTGAGTTAATGGCATCGCTTGAGGGTGAGGAATAAGGGATGAGCATTAAGACGTTTTTAGGAGATTTTGAATTATTAACTGATGCGCCAAATGCTGTTGTTAAGTTGCGGGAAATTATTCTGCAACTGGCAGTTAGGGGTAAGCTTGTGCCTCAATATCCTAATGATGAACCTGTTTCTATTTTATTAGAGAGAATGAAAGCTGAGAAAGAAGAACTTATTTTAAACAGAACCATTGTCCGAGATACCAGTTTACCTCCTATTCAAAAAAGTGAAATACCATTTAAACCTGGCGGATGGCAATGGGAAAGGCTTGGTAATCTTGCGCGATTTATTGATTATAGAGGCAAAACTCCTCCTAAAACAGAGAGTGGAATTAAGTTAGTTACTGCTAAAAATGTTCGGATGGGATTTATTAAAAACGAGCCAGAAGAATATATATCAGAAGCAACTTATCAAGATTGGATGACACGAGGCTTTCCGAAATATGGAGATATACTTTTAACAACCGAAGCTCCTCTTGGTAATGTTGCACAATTAATAATTGAAGAAAAAATAGCTTTAGCACAGAGGATTATTGATTTACAGCCATTTTCTGATTTATTTGCTAGATACTTACTCACAGTACTTATGAGTCCCTTGTTGCAAAATTCTCTGAATAAGAATGCAACAGGAATGACTGCTCAAGGAATAAAATCAGCTAGACTAAAGTTAATTTTGATTCCAGTACCTCCGCTACCAGAACAAAAACGTATTGTCGCCAAAGTCGATCGCCTCCTAATCCTCTGTGACGAAATCGAGAAACGCCAGCAGCAACGGCAAGAAAGCATTGTCAGGATGAACGAAAGCGCAGTTGCTCAACTCCTCTCTTCCCAAAATCCCGATGACTTCCGCCAACACTGGCAACGCATCTGCAACAACTTCGACCTACTCTACAGCATCCCCGAAACCGTTCCTAAATTGCGTCAGGCGATTCTGCAATTGGCAGTGCAGGGTAAACTCGTGCGTCAAGATCCAAATGATGAACCTGCCGATCAATTACTTAAACTTATACGTGAAGACCGTATCAATAAAGAAACAAATCCTAGAATTAAAAACCAAATAGCTAATGAGCCTAATATTAATGGTCAGTATAAATTACCAGATGGGTGGATTTGGACTACTACTTTGCAGGTTTGTTACCTAATTCTAGATGGCGATCATAATCCTCCTAAACGAGTTTTAAGTGGTATTCCTCATCTGACTGCTAGGAATATTATCAACAACAGGATTGAGTTGAATGGTTGCACTTTTATTTCTGAAGAAGATTTTGAGCGCGTTAAAAAGAGATATTTCCCTGAACTTGGAG is drawn from Aerosakkonema funiforme FACHB-1375 and contains these coding sequences:
- a CDS encoding DUF29 domain-containing protein — protein: MRIKEMESAQTIASSTLSLYDRDFCLWAEETAKLLREGKLAEIDLEHLIEEVEDMSGSQKRALLSNLRVLLMHLLKYKYQPEKRSGSWRYTIREHRQRLIEAFEDSPSLRNYFAEVFDKCYQTARKEAADETELPLNIFPSESPFTPEQTLDEDFLPE
- a CDS encoding HsdM family class I SAM-dependent methyltransferase; translation: MSIGTTIKTIQDIMRKDAGVDGDAQRISQLVWMIFLKVFDSREEEYELLEDDYKSPIPEALRWQNWAADAEGITGDTLLDFVDNALFKTLKDLRTSTNPRGRMIGKVFEDAYNYMKNGTLIRQVINKLNEVDFNKSVQKQQFSEIYEKILKDLQSAGNAGEYYTPRAVTKFIVDRVNPQLGEVVLDPACGTGGFLTAAIDHIRHHFNSADVPEIVQRTIRGTEKKPLPYNLCMTNLILHGIDLPSVEHDNTLARPLRDYSPNERVDVIVTNPPFGGMEEDGIESNFPAAYRTRETADLFLLLIMHLLKDKGRGAIVLPDGTLFGEGVKTRIKEKLLQECNLHTIVRLPNGVFNPYTGIKTNLLFFTKGEPTETIWYYEHPYPPGYKSYSKTKPIRFEEFEPEQKWWDNREESEFAWKVSVEDIKANNYNLDIKNPHRVDVENADLDEMLNEHQALMAELEEVRSKLKFELMASLEGEE
- a CDS encoding restriction endonuclease subunit S, which codes for MSIKTFLGDFELLTDAPNAVVKLREIILQLAVRGKLVPQYPNDEPVSILLERMKAEKEELILNRTIVRDTSLPPIQKSEIPFKPGGWQWERLGNLARFIDYRGKTPPKTESGIKLVTAKNVRMGFIKNEPEEYISEATYQDWMTRGFPKYGDILLTTEAPLGNVAQLIIEEKIALAQRIIDLQPFSDLFARYLLTVLMSPLLQNSLNKNATGMTAQGIKSARLKLILIPVPPLPEQKRIVAKVDRLLILCDEIEKRQQQRQESIVRMNESAVAQLLSSQNPDDFRQHWQRICNNFDLLYSIPETVPKLRQAILQLAVQGKLVRQDPNDEPADQLLKLIREDRINKETNPRIKNQIANEPNINGQYKLPDGWIWTTTLQVCYLILDGDHNPPKRVLSGIPHLTARNIINNRIELNGCTFISEEDFERVKKRYFPELGDVILTCVGTLGRTAIISENIIFSADRNLAILRPVAKFILPEYLQLILNGPEMQAYIASADGSTAQPHIYLKQIRSLMCPLPPFTEQKRIVAKVDRLMSLCDELEGKLKEVRSHSEKLMEVAAREVLAV